A stretch of Sulfitobacter sp. THAF37 DNA encodes these proteins:
- a CDS encoding MgtC/SapB family protein, protein MNVQAEGAPMFETMLADLTNTFSEIPMSVAALRMGTALVFGAALGVERELRTKPAGLRTHMLISLAACIFILVAFEISALDFGEDDTRRVDPLRLIEAVTAGVAFLAAGAIFTSGGNVKNLTTGASMWLAGAIGLCCGAGRIPLAALATVLALLVLTLVTWVEDRAPLDEDGAD, encoded by the coding sequence ATGAACGTTCAAGCAGAAGGCGCCCCGATGTTCGAGACCATGCTGGCAGATCTGACCAACACTTTCTCTGAAATTCCGATGTCTGTTGCCGCGCTGCGCATGGGAACGGCGCTTGTGTTTGGCGCAGCCCTCGGGGTGGAGCGAGAGCTGCGCACCAAGCCTGCCGGGCTGCGGACGCATATGCTGATCTCGCTTGCCGCCTGCATCTTCATCCTCGTCGCCTTCGAAATCAGCGCGCTGGACTTCGGCGAAGACGACACCCGCAGGGTCGATCCGTTGCGCCTGATCGAGGCGGTGACAGCCGGTGTCGCCTTTCTTGCCGCGGGGGCCATCTTTACCTCCGGCGGGAACGTCAAGAACCTTACGACCGGGGCCAGCATGTGGCTGGCGGGCGCGATCGGGCTGTGTTGCGGTGCAGGACGCATCCCGCTCGCCGCACTGGCGACGGTACTGGCGCTTCTCGTGCTCACGTTGGTGACCTGGGTCGAAGACCGTGCCCCGCTGGACGAGGACGGCGCGGACTGA